The genomic stretch CTTAAAAATCAAACCTTCCTTCCCTCCACAAATACACACAGCCACTCACTCAAACAATCTACCATATAATCGTAGTAGTACATACCATGGCTTCTTCTATCAAACACCGCCTCCTTCAATTTTCTCTACTACTCCTATCCACCGCCACCACGACAACTGCCAAGTCGTTTCGTCCGAAAGCACTCGTTCTCCCAATATCTAAGGACCCCACCACCCTCCAATACACCATCAAACTCACCCAACGTACCCCTCTCGTACCCTTACCAGTAACCCTCGACCTAGGAGCACCATTCCTATGGGTTGACTGTGACCAAGGCTATACCTCCTTGACATACCGACCGGCGCGATGCAATTCGGCTCAATGTTCCTTAGCCAACTCCAAATTCTGCAGCACGTGCTTCACATCTCCGAGACCTGGGTGCAATAACAACACGTGCAGTCTCATCCCTGAAAATCCCCTCATCACCGACAGGGTATTCTTTGGTGATGTCGGATCCGACTTTATTCGTGTCCCATCCACTGACGGGTCGAACCCTGGTCAGGTCGTCACAGTAGCTAAGTTCCTATTCGTATGTGGGAACACATTCTTACTTAAAGGCCTTGCAAAAGGTGCTCAAGGTATTGCAGGTTTTGGGAGGACTAAAATCTCTCTCCCTTCTCAATTCTCAGCTGCATTTAGCTTCCCTAGGAAGTTCGCCATTTGTTTATTTACCTCAAATGCCAACGGGGCCCTTTTCTTCGGAGATGGACCTTATCGGTTTCTTCCAGGAACCGATGCCTCGACTCAGCTCATTTACACCCCTTTGATCATCAACCCCAATAGCACTGCGACCACCTTTTTCAAGGGTGAGCCTTCATCAGAGTACTTCATCAGAGTAACAAGTATCAAAATCGGCGAAAAACAAGTAGCGCTTAACAAAACGTTACTATCAATCACTAACGGCATTGGCGGAACGAAAATAAGTACAAACACTCCCTACACAATTTTAGAATCATCCATCTATAATTCAGTAACCAGCTTTTTCAAGAAACAAGTCAAAAGTGTACCGACAGTCAAGGCCGTCTCGCC from Silene latifolia isolate original U9 population chromosome 5, ASM4854445v1, whole genome shotgun sequence encodes the following:
- the LOC141656619 gene encoding putative aspartic proteinase GIP2; its protein translation is MASSIKHRLLQFSLLLLSTATTTTAKSFRPKALVLPISKDPTTLQYTIKLTQRTPLVPLPVTLDLGAPFLWVDCDQGYTSLTYRPARCNSAQCSLANSKFCSTCFTSPRPGCNNNTCSLIPENPLITDRVFFGDVGSDFIRVPSTDGSNPGQVVTVAKFLFVCGNTFLLKGLAKGAQGIAGFGRTKISLPSQFSAAFSFPRKFAICLFTSNANGALFFGDGPYRFLPGTDASTQLIYTPLIINPNSTATTFFKGEPSSEYFIRVTSIKIGEKQVALNKTLLSITNGIGGTKISTNTPYTILESSIYNSVTSFFKKQVKSVPTVKAVSPFKVCYNATSFSSTRVGPGVPAIDLVLQSEAVFWRIFGANSMVSVNDEVICLGFVDGGTNTRTSIVIGGYQLEDNLLQFDLATSRLGFSSSLLFRQTTCANFNFTSNV